A single Vulcanisaeta distributa DSM 14429 DNA region contains:
- a CDS encoding DUF429 domain-containing protein: MPITKEVYAGVDLALPNRRRTGFGLINANEHTYYVSTLSTKDEVINLVLRQPPSLICIDAPLGLPKHGINRLVEVKARRLGLRLIPPLLGPMRQLTMYGMQLAGELRQHGFRVLEVHPTSTLKIIGMSRQDFIKFITLRLRGPLISNEHEVDALVSAFTCLLHDQGCTEELTGLDDEGSLIIPRSDCLPWVINHGLI; this comes from the coding sequence ATGCCAATAACAAAGGAGGTATATGCGGGAGTTGACCTTGCACTGCCCAATAGAAGGAGGACGGGCTTTGGATTGATAAATGCCAATGAACATACTTATTACGTAAGCACCTTATCCACTAAGGATGAGGTAATAAACCTAGTACTGCGGCAGCCCCCATCATTAATATGCATAGATGCGCCGCTTGGGCTTCCTAAGCACGGCATTAATAGATTAGTCGAGGTGAAGGCGAGGAGACTTGGCCTTAGGCTCATCCCACCACTGCTGGGTCCCATGAGGCAGTTAACGATGTACGGCATGCAATTAGCAGGTGAATTAAGGCAGCACGGCTTTAGGGTTCTTGAGGTTCACCCAACATCAACGCTTAAGATAATTGGGATGAGCAGGCAGGATTTCATTAAATTCATAACGTTAAGGCTAAGGGGACCCTTAATAAGCAATGAGCATGAGGTTGATGCATTGGTATCAGCATTTACTTGCTTATTACATGATCAGGGATGCACGGAGGAGTTGACGGGGCTTGATGATGAGGGCTCATTAATAATCCCACGCAGTGATTGCCTGCCCTGGGTAATTAACCATGGGCTCATTTAA
- the pheT gene encoding phenylalanine--tRNA ligase subunit beta, with protein sequence MPVISFKRSDLEGLLGKYFNSEEELIKALNRLKGEVEGISGDEITFEVTHDRPDLFSVEGIARALKGLFRIEVGLPKLSVVNNGFRLIAEDVPNRPYIMMGVVHDLRLNDEAIRQMIQLQEKLHATYGRDRRKMAIGFYDADKIKPPLTYRLERLEVIRYRPLDSDREMSGVEVIEGTEKGRLYGRYAVHDGKAPILIDSEGRILVIIPVLGSEDFKVTEKTRNVLIDVTATDLRLAKSILAVLVYNLLERSSSKVVEIVNVNAPWGNVESPVLNPLEFKLPINFVNDYLGLNLSKDDIINYLLMSRHDVTDYGEELLVKVAPYRFNVLHVVDLVEDVAVAYGYENIPRELPPQPVKGVRNRLGAFADLIRDLMVGLGFQEVLNYMMSNKDVMIKRTMYERNLVEVENPKSELYTVIRDYIWPQLMEVAARNKALIEGGLKIFEVGYVVSPSQESEVGVKENLVLSYLISGPEITLTDGLSVLKSLLTSLGINYSLKPCKYMSGLPERTACIYIGDRNIGFVMEMRPDVIVAFGLEYPVVVSEVKLDELIS encoded by the coding sequence ATGCCTGTAATCTCGTTTAAGCGAAGCGACTTAGAGGGATTACTGGGCAAGTACTTTAATAGCGAGGAGGAGTTAATTAAGGCTTTAAATAGGCTTAAGGGTGAGGTTGAGGGTATCTCTGGCGATGAGATAACATTTGAGGTTACCCACGATAGGCCTGATCTCTTTTCCGTGGAGGGTATTGCGAGGGCGCTCAAGGGCTTATTCAGGATTGAGGTTGGGCTTCCTAAGTTAAGCGTCGTTAATAATGGCTTTAGACTCATTGCTGAGGATGTCCCTAATAGGCCGTACATAATGATGGGAGTTGTGCATGACCTAAGGCTTAATGATGAGGCAATTAGGCAGATGATTCAGCTTCAGGAGAAGTTACACGCGACGTATGGTAGGGATAGGAGAAAGATGGCTATTGGCTTCTATGATGCTGATAAGATAAAGCCACCGCTTACATATAGGCTTGAGAGACTTGAGGTTATTAGATATAGGCCGTTGGATAGTGATAGGGAGATGAGCGGTGTCGAGGTTATTGAGGGTACTGAGAAGGGTAGGCTGTATGGTAGGTACGCAGTTCATGATGGTAAGGCGCCAATATTAATTGACTCTGAGGGTAGGATTCTCGTAATAATACCCGTACTTGGTAGTGAAGATTTTAAGGTTACGGAAAAGACAAGGAATGTATTAATAGACGTAACAGCCACAGACCTAAGACTTGCTAAGTCAATACTTGCCGTTTTGGTTTACAACCTACTTGAGAGGAGTTCATCGAAGGTTGTTGAGATAGTAAATGTGAATGCGCCATGGGGTAACGTAGAATCTCCAGTACTGAATCCTCTCGAGTTTAAGCTACCTATTAATTTCGTGAATGATTATCTAGGCCTTAATCTAAGTAAGGATGACATAATTAATTACCTATTGATGTCTAGGCATGACGTTACTGACTATGGCGAGGAGCTACTCGTTAAGGTTGCTCCGTATAGATTCAATGTGCTTCATGTCGTCGATCTAGTCGAGGACGTAGCCGTGGCCTACGGTTATGAGAACATCCCGAGAGAATTACCACCGCAGCCCGTTAAAGGCGTTAGAAATAGGTTGGGCGCCTTCGCCGATTTGATTAGGGATTTAATGGTCGGTCTCGGTTTTCAGGAGGTCCTTAATTATATGATGAGTAATAAAGATGTCATGATCAAGAGAACGATGTATGAGAGAAATCTTGTTGAGGTTGAGAACCCAAAATCTGAGCTTTATACGGTTATTAGGGATTACATATGGCCTCAACTAATGGAGGTTGCCGCCAGGAATAAGGCATTGATTGAGGGGGGTCTTAAAATATTCGAGGTTGGTTATGTCGTGTCACCAAGCCAGGAAAGTGAGGTTGGGGTTAAGGAGAACTTAGTACTTAGTTACTTAATTAGCGGCCCTGAAATAACACTTACCGACGGCCTTTCAGTACTAAAATCATTATTAACAAGCCTCGGAATTAATTACTCGCTTAAGCCCTGTAAGTACATGTCAGGCCTGCCTGAGAGGACGGCCTGTATATACATTGGTGATAGGAATATTGGTTTTGTGATGGAGATGAGGCCCGACGTGATAGTAGCATTTGGTCTTGAATATCCCGTTGTCGTGAGTGAAGTTAAACTTGATGAGTTAATAAGCTAG
- a CDS encoding D-aminoacyl-tRNA deacylase, translated as MYGIVFSKVDVVSREVFELFSRDGVLRYRMNLGDYEIYDLKGNLAFYALGKDIVYLDDLEDVILKMQERPQELIFVSRHAMRNPRPMFTTHVTGNWGAAELGGRPNTISLANPHTITAFYRELCRVRPDYGLEDFECHIEATHHGPTIESIPVTFVEQGSSEKEWLISRGWELLHYVVDEFLEGRLISNFEPAISIGDLHYLTMDNRLISGEADIGHAIPKYVTPITRDMIVKAVSMMTHRPVKAYVSWKAIDSETRKLVAEVLNELNVRLIKRT; from the coding sequence ATGTACGGAATCGTCTTTAGTAAGGTTGATGTAGTATCGAGGGAGGTCTTCGAATTATTCAGTAGGGATGGGGTCCTTAGGTATAGGATGAATTTGGGTGATTACGAGATTTATGACTTAAAGGGGAACCTTGCATTCTATGCGTTAGGTAAGGATATTGTTTACTTAGACGATCTCGAGGACGTGATTTTAAAGATGCAGGAGAGGCCCCAGGAATTAATCTTTGTTAGTCGACATGCAATGAGAAATCCGAGACCGATGTTTACGACCCACGTCACAGGCAATTGGGGTGCCGCTGAGTTGGGTGGGAGACCGAACACGATATCTCTCGCTAATCCACACACCATTACAGCATTTTACAGGGAGTTGTGCAGAGTTAGGCCTGACTACGGACTTGAGGATTTCGAGTGTCACATCGAGGCAACACATCACGGACCTACAATAGAGTCAATACCGGTAACATTCGTGGAGCAGGGAAGTAGTGAGAAGGAGTGGTTAATAAGTAGGGGTTGGGAGCTTCTTCATTATGTGGTTGATGAGTTTCTTGAGGGCAGGTTGATTAGCAATTTTGAGCCTGCAATATCGATAGGTGATCTTCATTACCTGACGATGGATAATAGGTTAATTAGTGGTGAGGCTGATATTGGGCATGCAATACCAAAGTACGTAACGCCAATAACGAGGGATATGATTGTTAAGGCCGTGAGTATGATGACTCATAGGCCGGTTAAGGCCTATGTTAGTTGGAAGGCAATTGATAGCGAGACTAGGAAGTTGGTTGCTGAGGTCCTTAATGAGCTTAATGTAAGATTAATTAAGAGGACGTAA